A region of Papilio machaon chromosome 14, ilPapMach1.1, whole genome shotgun sequence DNA encodes the following proteins:
- the LOC106720055 gene encoding N-alpha-acetyltransferase 20 produces the protein MTTIRPFTCEDMLYFNNVNLDPLTETYGLSFYTQYLAHWPEYFQVAESPSGEIMGYIMGKAEGHGENWHGHVTALTVSPDYRRLGLAATLMNLLEEVSEKKKAYFVDLFVRVSNKVAINMYKNLGYIVYRTVLEYYSGDPDEDAYDMRKACSRDVNKKSVIPLSHPVRPEDVD, from the exons ATGACGACGATTCGGCCCTTTACGTGTGAAGATATGTTATACTTTAACAATGT aAATTTAGATCCCCTTACGGAAACCTACGGTTTGTCTTTTTATACACAGTATTTAGCACATTGGCCGGAATATTTTCAAGTTGCAGAATCGCCTAGTGGTGAAATAATGGGCTATA TAATGGGAAAAGCGGAAGGTCATGGTGAAAATTGGCATGGCCATGTAACAGCCTTAACTGTTAGTCCAGATTACAGAAGATTGGGCCTAGCTGCTACTTTAATGAATTTACTCGAAGAAGTGTCTGAAAA AAAAAAAGCTTACTTTGTTGATCTCTTTGTGAGAGTCAGTAACAAAGTAGCaattaatatgtacaaaaatctTGGATATATTGTATATAGAACTGTATTGGAATATTATTCTGGAGACCCTGATGAAGATGCTTATg ATATGAGAAAAGCCTGCTCAAGAgatgtgaataaaaaatctgttatacCACTATCACATCCAGTTAGACCAGAAGatgttgattaa
- the LOC106720054 gene encoding protein crooked neck, protein MDGKATKMPKVAKVKNKAPAEIQITAEQLLREAKERDLEILPPPPKQKISDPEELRDYQHRKRKAFEDNIRKNRQVIGNWLKYAQWEESQKQIQRARSIYERALDVDHRNVTLWLKYTEMEMRNRQVNHARNLWDRAVTILPRVSQFWYKYTYMEEMLENVAGARQVFERWMEWQPDEQAWQTYINFELRYKELDRARQIYERFVMVHPDVKHWIKYARFEENHGFINSARKVYERAVEFFGDEEIDERLFIAFAKFEENQKEHDRARVIYKYALDHIPKDKNKELYKAYTIHEKKYGDRSGIEDVIVNKRKYMYEQEVIENPTNYDAWFDYIRLVENEGNVDDVRDTYERAIANVPPSKDKQFWRRYIYLWINYALYEELEAEDIERTRQVYRTCLELIPHKIFTFSKIWLMYAQLEVRCKNLKQARKTLGMALGICPRDKLYRGYIDLEIQLREFDRCRILYQKFLEYGPENCITWIKFAELETLLGDIDRARAIYEIAVSQPRLDMPELLWKSYIDFEVSQGETEKARQLYERLLERTVHVKVWLSYAKFELNAENPDNINVELARRIYERANDSLRSAGEKESRVLLLEAWKDFEVEIGEESKLEMVLSKMPRRVKKRQKIVSETGVEEGWEEVFDYIFPEDEMVRPNLKLLAAAKNWRKQKEVEVEPTNNTEEGQDDESPCTPELDDATKS, encoded by the exons AGCATCGTAAACGAAAAGCATTCGAGGATAATATACGCAAAAATAGACAA gtAATAGGCAATTGGCTTAAATATGCCCAATGGGAGGAGTCACAGAAGCAAATACAGAGAGCCCGTTCAATTTACGAGCGAGCTTTGGATGTGGATCATAGAAATGTTACTCTGTG GCTTAAGTACACAGAGATGGAAATGCGTAACAGACAGGTGAACCATGCTCGTAACTTATGGGACAGAGCTGTTACAATATTACCAAGAGTGTCCCAGTTTTGGTATAAGTATACATACATGGAAGAAATGTTGGAGAATGTTGCTGGTGCCAGACAA GTATTTGAGCGTTGGATGGAATGGCAACCAGATGAACAAGCTTGGCAAACATACATCAATTTTGAATTGCGTTACAAAGAACTGGATAGAGCAAGACAAATCTATGAACGATTTGTCATGGTTCATCCTGATGTAAAGCACTGGATAAAATATGCAAGATTTGAAGAAAATCATGGGTTCATCAACAGTGCAAGAAAAGTGTATGAAAGAGCAGTAGAGTTCTTTGGAGATGAAGAAATTGATGAAAGATTGTTCATAGCTTTTGCTAAATTTgaagaaaatcaaaaagaaCATGATAGAGCAAGggtcatatataaatatgcttTAGATCATATTCCAAAAGATAAGAACAAAGAATTGTATAAAGCATACACAATCCATGAGAAGAAATATGGAGATAGGTCTGGAATTGAAGATGTAATAGTTAACAAgagaaaatatatgtatgagCAAGAAGTAATAGAAAATCCTACAAATTATGATGCTTGGTTTGACTATATACGCCTTGTTGAAAATGAAGGAAATGTGGACGATGTACGGGATACCTATGAAAGAGCAATAGCTAATGTACCACCATCAAAAGACAAACAATTCTGGAGACGATATATTTACTTATGGATCAATTATGCTTTGTATGAAGAGTTAGAAGCTGAAGATATTGAAAGGACCAGACAAGTGTACAGAACTTGTTTAGAACTCATTCctcacaaaatatttacattttccaaAATATGGTTAATGTATGCACAACTAGAAGTAAGATGTAAGAACTTAAAACAGGCTAGAAAAACATTGGGAATGGCATTAGGGATATGCCCCAGAGATAAGTTATACAGAGGATATATTGATTTGGAAATCCAATTACGAGAATTTGATAGATGTCGAATATTGTACCAAAAGTTTCTTGAATATGGACCTGAAAATTGTATAACATGGATTAAATTTGCTGAATTGGAGACATTGCTCGGCGACATTGATAGAGCTCGAGCCATCTATGAAATAGCAGTCTCCCAACCACGATTAGATATGCCAGAGTTGTTGTGGAAAAGCTACATTGATTTTGAAGTATCCCAAGGCGAAACAGAAAAGGCTAGACAACTATACGAAAGACTATTGGAAAGAACTGTTCATGTAAAAGTTTGGTTGTCATATGCTAAATTTGAACTTAATGCAGAAAATCCAGACAATATTAATGTTGAATTGGCAAGAAGGATTTACGAACGTGCGAATGATAGCCTTCGAAGTGCAGGAGAAAAGGAATCAAGAGTTCTTCTTTTAGAAGCCTGGAAAGATTTTGAAGTGGAAATTGGTGAAGAATCAAAACTTGAAATGGTGTTGTCCAAAATGCCTAGGAGAGTCAAAAAGCGACAAAAGATCGTTAGCGAAACTGGAGTGGAAGAAGGTTGGGAGGAAGTATTTGATTACATATTCCCTGAAGACGAAATGGTCAGACCGAATCTTAAATTGCTTGCAGCCGCTAAAAATTGGCGCAAGCAAAAAGAAGTTGAAGTTGAACCAACAAATAATACAGAGGAAGGCCAAGATGATGAGTCACCTTGCACTCCAGAATTAGATGACGCAACTAAGTCTtga